In one window of Prionailurus bengalensis isolate Pbe53 chromosome B3, Fcat_Pben_1.1_paternal_pri, whole genome shotgun sequence DNA:
- the RTRAF gene encoding RNA transcription, translation and transport factor protein yields the protein MFRRKLTALDYHNPAGFNCKDETEFRNFIVWLEDQKIRHYKIEDRGNLRNIHSSDWPKFFEKYLRDVNCPFKIQDRQEAIDWLLGLAVRLEYGDNAEKYKDLVPDNTKNADNAAKNAEPLINLDVNNPDFKAGVMALANLLQIQRHDDYLVMLKAIRILVQERLTQDAVAKANQTREGLPVALDKHILGFDTGDAVLNEAAQILRLLHIEELRELQTKINEAIVAVQAIIADPKTDHRLGKVGR from the exons ATGTTCCGACGCAAGCTGACGGCCCTCGACTACCACAACCCGGCTGGCTTCAACTGCAAAG atgaaacagaatttagaaactTTATTGTTTGGCTTGAAGACCAGAAAATCAGGCACTACAAGATTGAAGACAGAGGTAATTTAAGGAACATCCACAGCAGTGACTGGCCCaagttctttgaaaag tatCTCAGAGATGTTAACTGTCCTTTCAAGATTCAAGATCGACAAGAAGCAATTGACTGGCTTCTTGGCTTAGCTGTTAGACTTGAATATGGAGATAATG CTGAAAAATACAAGGACCTGGTACCTGATAATACAAAAAATGCTGACAATGCAGCTAAAAATGCAGAGCCATTGATCAATTTGGATG tAAATAATCCAGATTTTAAGGCTGGTGTAATGGCTTTGGCTAACCTTCTTCAGATTCAGCGTCATGATGATTACCTGGTTATGCTTAAG GCAATTCGCATTTTGGTTCAGGAGCGCCTGACTCAGGATGCAGTTGCTAAAGCAAATCAAACAAGAGAG gGCTTACCTGTTGCTTTAGACAAACACATTCTTGGTTTTGACACAGGAG ATGCAGTTCTTAATGAAGCTGCTCAAATTCTGCGATTGCTGCATATAGAAGAGCTCAGAGAGCTACAGACAAAAATTAATGAAGCCATAGTAGCTGTTCAGGCAATTATTGCTGATCCAAAGACagaccacagactggggaaaGTTGGAAGATGA